In Pseudobdellovibrionaceae bacterium, the following proteins share a genomic window:
- the nadC gene encoding carboxylating nicotinate-nucleotide diphosphorylase, giving the protein MTLNEIVRAALREDLPDGDLTTDNLGIKEKYGRALLMAKEDLVLSGKEFFATTVHELDEGCQVQWQFDDGDFVLNGQTVATISGNLISVIKAERVGLNFLGHFSGIATYTRCFADQTKDTKCRILDTRKTLPLYREWEKKAVRDGRGHNHRMNLSDAVLIKENHIRLAGGMRQAIEQIRSHVAKPIEVECTNLDEVQMAVNLKVQRILLDNMNDEEITEALKKIPGSISVEASGNMSLDRVGSVAMLGVHDISVGALTHSAPCADFSLLFDWGKQ; this is encoded by the coding sequence GTGACATTAAACGAAATTGTACGGGCAGCTTTACGGGAAGACCTTCCCGATGGTGATCTTACCACCGACAATCTGGGCATTAAGGAAAAATACGGGCGTGCCCTACTGATGGCCAAAGAGGATTTGGTCCTCTCAGGTAAGGAGTTCTTTGCCACCACTGTCCATGAACTGGATGAAGGCTGTCAGGTCCAATGGCAATTTGATGATGGGGATTTCGTCCTCAACGGCCAGACGGTCGCTACAATCAGCGGAAACTTGATTTCCGTCATCAAAGCGGAACGGGTCGGCCTTAATTTTCTCGGCCACTTTTCAGGTATTGCCACCTACACCCGTTGCTTTGCCGATCAAACGAAGGACACCAAGTGCCGAATTCTGGACACCCGCAAGACCCTACCCCTATATCGAGAATGGGAAAAGAAGGCCGTGCGTGATGGGCGTGGCCATAATCACCGCATGAATCTCAGCGATGCGGTTTTGATTAAGGAAAATCATATTCGCCTGGCAGGTGGAATGCGCCAGGCTATAGAGCAGATCCGCTCTCATGTCGCCAAACCAATTGAGGTGGAGTGCACCAATTTGGACGAGGTGCAAATGGCCGTGAATTTAAAGGTTCAGCGAATCCTTTTGGACAATATGAATGATGAGGAAATTACCGAGGCCCTAAAAAAAATCCCGGGTTCAATTTCCGTTGAAGCCAGCGGCAATATGTCCCTCGACAGAGTTGGCTCCGTGGCCATGCTCGGAGTCCATGACATTAGCGTCGGGGCCCTGACCCACTCGGCACCCTGTGCCGACTTCAGTCTCTTATTTGACTGGGGAAAGCAATAA
- a CDS encoding biotin synthetase — translation MTNPGFDIYRASREWAIDQAGYHLGGEPTTTSTNDVAKKELLPDDKDCGLYLTQHQTQGRGRGSHSWSDAGKGTALLSTWVFRLRKSPQHVTAPLFGLALFNAARKTWNNLPFSLKAPNDLLLDGKKVGGLLLESLNHGQEFFVLVGLGVNVFSIPEGIEDANHLAGAEGVGDELSVNEWKDFLSHLAQEFASAQELCTIDHLNEHSREDLMRALNSNPRLSSPIVEVEANGDLVQESGKISWQNL, via the coding sequence ATGACTAATCCCGGATTTGATATCTACCGCGCTAGTCGCGAATGGGCCATTGATCAGGCCGGCTACCATCTTGGCGGTGAACCCACTACAACCAGCACCAATGACGTGGCAAAAAAGGAACTGCTACCCGACGACAAGGACTGTGGTTTATATCTGACTCAACACCAGACTCAGGGACGAGGACGTGGAAGCCACTCATGGAGCGATGCGGGCAAGGGAACAGCCCTGCTCTCCACCTGGGTGTTTCGCCTGCGCAAAAGCCCCCAGCATGTGACTGCCCCTTTGTTTGGACTGGCGCTGTTTAATGCCGCTCGCAAAACATGGAACAATCTCCCCTTTAGTTTAAAAGCTCCAAATGATCTGCTCCTCGATGGCAAAAAGGTCGGTGGGCTGCTTCTTGAAAGTCTTAATCACGGCCAGGAGTTTTTTGTCCTGGTTGGCCTAGGAGTTAATGTTTTCTCAATCCCAGAGGGCATTGAGGACGCCAATCACCTAGCCGGAGCTGAGGGGGTTGGTGATGAACTATCTGTCAATGAGTGGAAGGACTTTCTTAGTCATTTGGCGCAGGAGTTTGCTTCGGCCCAAGAACTATGCACAATTGATCATCTCAACGAACACAGTCGTGAGGATCTCATGCGGGCTCTTAACAGCAATCCCAGACTTTCATCTCCTATTGTTGAAGTAGAGGCAAACGGAGACCTGGTTCAAGAGAGCGGCAAAATCTCTTGGCAGAACCTCTAA
- a CDS encoding thioredoxin family protein codes for MALTYTPNAELGKSCPEFSLPSVDGKTVSLADFADAKVLVVMFICAHCPYVQAIEERLIELGQSFPRDQVQLVGICSNDWADYPEDSPENLFKRWKERNYSFPYLIDEDQSVAGEFGAVCTPDLFVYNSQRRLAYRGRLDDSWKEPKQVTQQDLRRAIECLLANQNIDAEQIPSVGCSIKWKQ; via the coding sequence ATGGCTTTGACCTATACGCCTAACGCTGAACTCGGAAAATCCTGTCCAGAGTTTTCACTTCCTTCAGTCGATGGTAAAACTGTGAGCCTTGCCGACTTCGCCGATGCCAAGGTCTTGGTGGTAATGTTTATTTGCGCACATTGCCCTTATGTACAGGCAATCGAGGAGAGACTGATTGAGCTGGGGCAATCCTTCCCCAGGGATCAGGTTCAGCTGGTCGGGATATGCTCTAATGATTGGGCCGATTACCCAGAAGATAGCCCGGAAAATTTGTTCAAGCGCTGGAAGGAAAGGAACTACAGCTTTCCCTACCTCATTGATGAAGACCAGTCGGTGGCAGGTGAGTTTGGCGCCGTCTGCACTCCCGACCTCTTTGTGTATAACAGTCAACGTCGGCTCGCCTACCGAGGACGACTGGATGATTCATGGAAAGAACCAAAACAAGTGACTCAACAGGATTTACGCCGAGCTATTGAGTGTCTGCTTGCCAATCAGAACATCGACGCAGAACAGATTCCCTCCGTGGGCTGCTCCATCAAGTGGAAACAATGA
- a CDS encoding GyrI-like domain-containing protein gives MLKWAFFATFATVFGIGIYLFFYLGGYKDVAIQETNYASLNLVYREHNGPYHQIGPVIEMVEKWAKRVGIKCERTFGEYLDDPAKVEESRLRAIGGCVVNQDVTDLPEDFFFRSIQARPVLKAEFRGAPSIGPFKVYPKAMDHIASHRLKMAGPPLEIYQSLPDGEYLTEFLFPLEKRPTTVDQ, from the coding sequence ATGCTCAAATGGGCCTTCTTCGCAACCTTCGCCACTGTGTTTGGCATCGGTATCTATCTTTTTTTCTATCTTGGCGGATACAAGGATGTGGCCATTCAGGAAACCAACTACGCCAGCCTAAATCTCGTTTACCGTGAGCACAATGGTCCCTACCACCAAATCGGACCTGTTATTGAAATGGTGGAGAAATGGGCCAAAAGAGTGGGAATCAAGTGCGAGCGCACATTTGGCGAGTACTTGGATGATCCTGCAAAGGTGGAAGAATCCCGCCTGAGAGCCATTGGCGGTTGCGTCGTAAATCAAGATGTTACAGATCTTCCTGAGGATTTCTTCTTCAGAAGTATTCAGGCTCGTCCTGTATTAAAAGCCGAGTTTCGCGGAGCACCTTCGATTGGTCCCTTTAAGGTCTATCCGAAGGCGATGGATCATATCGCATCCCATCGACTCAAGATGGCAGGACCACCCCTCGAAATCTACCAGAGTCTCCCTGACGGAGAGTATCTGACGGAATTCCTCTTTCCCCTGGAAAAGCGCCCGACTACAGTTGACCAATAA
- the pepN gene encoding aminopeptidase N — protein sequence MLARRFGLLFSVAVVLGLGSACTTNRVTNKNEVVTPAGSEPNLTREAAIQRASHVSQVHYDLEFQLREKKTDYSGQTTITFDYQGSREPLRIDFYQGQIRKLMVNNKALTPQYNELYIVLPASSLKVGTNTVMIQFQRAFSRDGRGFVRFEDPEDGRVYTYTDLEPYKPNRVFPCFDQPDLKATYTMKVTAPKTWHVVTSVRESGIQDLGNDSRVWDFPKSAKFSTYIWSLHAGPYHMWEDKAGDIPLRLFARESLAKFVKTNDWFTFTKQGLDFFPRYFAYPYHYKKYDQLIVPEFNPGAMENVAAVTFSERFISRGPKSDRSRRGLANTILHEMAHMWFGDLVTMKWWNDLWLNESFATYMAHLALAEATEFKSTAWRSFHGTKQWAYWEDQLVTTHPIEADVPDTRQAFANFDGITYGKGASVLKQVAYFIGPDKFQKGVQSYFKKYAEKNTELKDFMGELGAAYGSSLDEWQKQWLQTSSLNTVSVDLTCDKSKITELKLSQSSPEDHNHQRGHRFKVALFGSKSGKLRTTDVFEVRLTEPSQTVAEATGKACPILVYPNYEDYGYLKVNLDQVTVKNLPQYVHILSDPFQRQLFWSALWDMVRDSNLHLKKYANLALKGIEKEKDEDTLRDILNSLHGRFSNSASVLYYMPQGSKEQTLAYQAFAERLERISWNRMKKSRGGSEKQKIWLNSVMTAASTNFGLSNIKALLDGDVKLKGLPIDQDKRWSIIHTLASHNYAGAAKLIEKEYKTDSSADGKKNMIAAQAAVPNWESKKQWLEELIKKDTTYSFDQLKEAMYSLFPRHQVEMREKYAPEFFQNLEMIAKEREGFYASAYTNLVPSECFGENTTRITDFLNKHHDLHPSVAKKLKISRQEDERCRKIRELALKK from the coding sequence ATGTTGGCAAGAAGATTCGGACTTCTGTTTTCTGTTGCTGTTGTTTTGGGCCTGGGTTCGGCCTGTACGACAAATCGAGTGACCAACAAAAACGAAGTGGTCACGCCTGCGGGCAGTGAGCCCAATCTCACGCGTGAAGCCGCCATTCAGCGCGCCTCCCATGTGAGCCAGGTTCATTACGATCTTGAGTTTCAGCTCCGTGAAAAGAAAACCGATTACTCAGGTCAAACCACGATCACCTTTGATTACCAGGGATCTCGCGAACCATTGCGCATTGATTTCTACCAAGGACAAATTCGTAAGCTAATGGTCAACAACAAGGCCCTCACTCCTCAGTACAACGAATTGTATATCGTACTTCCGGCCTCTTCACTCAAAGTCGGAACCAATACGGTCATGATTCAGTTTCAGCGCGCTTTTAGCCGCGATGGTCGGGGCTTTGTTCGCTTTGAAGATCCGGAAGATGGCCGCGTTTACACCTATACCGACTTGGAACCCTATAAACCCAATCGCGTGTTTCCCTGTTTTGACCAGCCGGATCTTAAAGCCACCTACACCATGAAGGTGACGGCGCCAAAAACATGGCACGTTGTCACTTCGGTCCGCGAGTCCGGAATTCAGGACTTGGGCAACGACAGCCGGGTTTGGGATTTTCCCAAGAGCGCTAAATTTTCAACTTACATTTGGTCGCTTCATGCCGGCCCCTATCACATGTGGGAAGACAAAGCCGGAGATATTCCACTGCGTCTATTTGCTCGGGAAAGCCTAGCCAAGTTCGTGAAGACAAACGATTGGTTTACCTTTACCAAGCAGGGGCTGGATTTTTTCCCCAGGTATTTTGCTTACCCCTACCACTACAAAAAGTATGACCAATTGATTGTTCCCGAATTCAACCCCGGGGCGATGGAAAACGTTGCAGCTGTGACCTTTTCCGAAAGGTTCATCAGCCGTGGCCCCAAATCCGACCGCAGCCGCCGTGGCCTTGCCAATACCATCCTCCATGAAATGGCTCACATGTGGTTTGGTGACTTAGTGACAATGAAGTGGTGGAATGACCTTTGGCTCAACGAAAGCTTTGCCACTTACATGGCTCACCTGGCTCTCGCAGAGGCCACGGAGTTCAAAAGCACCGCTTGGCGATCTTTTCATGGCACCAAGCAATGGGCCTACTGGGAAGATCAGCTGGTCACCACTCACCCCATTGAGGCCGATGTTCCAGATACCCGGCAAGCCTTTGCCAACTTTGACGGCATCACCTACGGAAAGGGAGCCTCTGTCCTCAAGCAGGTGGCCTACTTTATTGGCCCGGACAAGTTTCAGAAGGGTGTTCAAAGTTATTTTAAAAAGTACGCAGAAAAAAACACAGAGCTCAAAGATTTTATGGGCGAGCTCGGTGCCGCCTATGGCTCCAGCCTGGACGAGTGGCAAAAACAGTGGCTGCAGACATCTTCTCTGAATACCGTCTCTGTTGACCTCACCTGTGACAAAAGTAAAATCACCGAACTAAAACTCAGTCAGTCCTCTCCGGAAGATCATAATCACCAAAGAGGACACAGATTTAAAGTGGCCCTTTTTGGTTCTAAATCTGGAAAGCTAAGAACAACTGATGTATTTGAAGTGCGACTGACTGAGCCCAGCCAAACGGTGGCCGAAGCCACTGGTAAGGCTTGTCCCATCCTGGTCTATCCGAACTATGAGGACTACGGATACTTAAAGGTGAATCTGGACCAGGTCACGGTCAAGAACCTCCCTCAGTATGTCCACATCCTGAGCGACCCCTTCCAGCGCCAGTTGTTTTGGAGTGCATTATGGGACATGGTTCGCGACAGCAATCTTCACCTCAAGAAGTACGCCAATCTGGCACTTAAGGGCATTGAAAAAGAGAAGGACGAGGACACCCTGCGGGACATCCTCAACTCTTTGCACGGACGTTTTTCCAACTCTGCATCAGTTCTCTATTACATGCCTCAGGGAAGTAAGGAACAGACGCTGGCCTACCAGGCTTTCGCCGAAAGACTTGAGCGCATTTCCTGGAACAGGATGAAGAAATCCAGGGGTGGCTCCGAAAAACAAAAAATCTGGCTTAACTCCGTGATGACAGCGGCTTCCACCAATTTTGGCCTGTCTAACATCAAGGCCCTGTTGGATGGCGATGTGAAACTCAAAGGGCTTCCCATTGACCAAGATAAGCGTTGGTCAATCATTCACACTCTGGCTTCTCACAACTATGCGGGCGCAGCAAAATTGATTGAGAAGGAGTACAAAACGGACAGTTCTGCTGACGGGAAAAAGAACATGATTGCCGCCCAAGCTGCTGTACCCAACTGGGAATCTAAAAAACAGTGGCTTGAAGAGCTGATTAAGAAGGATACGACCTACAGTTTTGATCAGCTTAAAGAGGCTATGTACAGCCTCTTCCCCCGTCACCAGGTGGAAATGCGTGAGAAGTATGCTCCCGAGTTTTTCCAGAACCTGGAGATGATCGCCAAGGAGAGGGAGGGGTTTTACGCTTCCGCCTACACCAATTTGGTTCCTAGTGAATGTTTTGGTGAGAACACCACCAGAATTACCGATTTCCTAAACAAGCACCACGACCTTCACCCGTCCGTGGCCAAGAAGCTCAAGATTTCGCGCCAGGAGGACGAACGATGCCGCAAGATCCGCGAGTTGGCGCTCAAGAAATAG
- a CDS encoding aconitate hydratase encodes MAKIETTPEMVTKVYETTRARLDVVKKRLGRQLTLAEKVVYGHLDDPEGQDLTRGESFLLLRPDRVAMQDATAQMALLQFMLAGKDESAVPATVHCDHLIRAHQGLDPDMAVAMKENDEVFNFLASVSSRYNIGFWKPGAGIIHQVVLENYAFPGGLMIGTDSHTPNAGGLGMVAVGVGGADASDVMAGLPWEVKNPKIVGVHLKGKMSGWTSAKDVILKLLGQLTVKGGTNKIIEYFGEGCESISCTGKGTITNMGAELGATCSLFPYDDRMATYLNATQRETLAKLASDNKDLLTADADVLQNPAKFYDEVIEIDLSTLEPHLVGPHSPDAATPVSQLREAAKKNDWPTQLSAALIGSCTNSSYEDIGRASFVAKQALDAGIKMNQPFLVSPGSSQIKKTIERDGQMEILNQVGATVLANACGPCIGQWRRDDVQKGTKNTIVTSFNRNFRARNDSNPETLGFIGSPEIVMAMGLAGRLDFDPSRDEIEAPNGKKFKLTPPEAPELPGSGFVTDPEGYQKPQGTGVEVKVAPTSDRLQLLTPFEAWNGKDFDGLLVLCKAKGKCTTDHISPAGPWLKYRGHLDNISNNMLLGATNFFGGAIGKGRNVLTGDTDVEFAQIARDYKSKGNKWVIVGDENYGEGSSREHAAMCPRHLGAAAVIVKSFARIHETNLKKQGVLALTFANPSDYDKILEEDRVAITGLQDFAPGKTLTLEIQHKDGSKATCSLNHTFNAEQIKWFKAGSALNLIRQK; translated from the coding sequence ATGGCTAAGATTGAAACCACACCGGAAATGGTGACCAAGGTCTATGAAACCACCCGTGCCCGCTTGGACGTGGTGAAAAAGCGCCTCGGGCGCCAGCTGACTCTCGCAGAAAAAGTTGTCTACGGACACTTGGATGACCCCGAAGGTCAAGATCTTACCCGGGGGGAGAGCTTTCTTCTTTTACGCCCTGACCGCGTAGCCATGCAGGATGCGACAGCGCAGATGGCCCTATTGCAGTTCATGCTGGCGGGTAAGGATGAGTCCGCAGTCCCGGCAACGGTTCACTGTGACCACCTCATTCGGGCCCACCAGGGGCTGGATCCAGACATGGCCGTGGCCATGAAGGAAAACGACGAAGTCTTTAATTTCCTGGCCAGCGTCTCCTCTCGTTACAACATTGGGTTTTGGAAGCCGGGAGCAGGGATCATTCACCAAGTGGTGCTTGAAAACTATGCTTTCCCCGGTGGATTGATGATTGGCACGGATTCCCACACGCCCAATGCCGGTGGTTTGGGGATGGTTGCCGTCGGAGTGGGTGGAGCTGATGCCTCGGACGTGATGGCCGGCCTTCCCTGGGAAGTCAAGAACCCTAAAATCGTCGGTGTTCATCTGAAGGGCAAGATGTCTGGGTGGACATCTGCTAAGGACGTAATTCTCAAACTTTTGGGTCAGCTAACGGTTAAGGGTGGAACGAACAAGATCATCGAGTACTTCGGTGAAGGATGTGAGTCCATTAGCTGCACAGGCAAGGGCACCATCACCAACATGGGTGCTGAACTGGGAGCGACTTGTTCTCTGTTTCCCTATGATGACCGCATGGCCACTTACCTGAATGCCACTCAACGGGAAACTTTGGCGAAGCTTGCTTCTGACAATAAAGATTTGCTGACGGCAGATGCGGACGTTCTGCAAAACCCTGCAAAGTTCTATGACGAGGTGATTGAAATTGATCTCTCGACCCTGGAGCCTCATCTTGTGGGCCCTCACTCGCCAGATGCGGCCACTCCTGTGAGTCAGTTACGTGAAGCAGCTAAGAAGAATGATTGGCCGACTCAGTTGTCTGCAGCTTTAATTGGCTCTTGCACTAACTCTTCCTACGAGGATATAGGGCGAGCTTCCTTTGTCGCCAAACAGGCTTTGGATGCAGGAATCAAAATGAATCAGCCTTTTTTGGTTTCACCCGGGTCGTCACAGATCAAAAAGACCATTGAGCGTGATGGCCAAATGGAGATCCTCAATCAGGTAGGGGCGACCGTGCTGGCCAATGCATGCGGTCCTTGTATTGGTCAATGGCGCCGGGATGATGTGCAAAAGGGAACGAAAAACACCATCGTCACCAGCTTTAATCGTAACTTCCGCGCCCGTAACGACTCCAATCCTGAGACCTTGGGATTTATCGGCAGTCCGGAGATTGTGATGGCGATGGGCTTGGCCGGCCGTTTGGATTTTGACCCTTCCCGGGATGAGATCGAAGCACCTAACGGCAAGAAGTTTAAACTGACTCCACCCGAAGCACCTGAGCTCCCTGGCTCTGGCTTTGTCACTGATCCTGAGGGCTACCAAAAGCCTCAGGGGACCGGTGTCGAAGTGAAGGTGGCGCCCACCTCTGATCGTCTTCAGCTACTAACACCCTTTGAGGCCTGGAATGGCAAGGACTTCGACGGACTGCTTGTTCTGTGTAAGGCCAAGGGCAAGTGCACGACTGACCACATCAGTCCTGCAGGGCCCTGGCTCAAGTACCGAGGTCATCTAGACAACATTTCCAATAATATGCTTTTGGGAGCGACCAACTTTTTTGGTGGTGCTATCGGCAAAGGTCGAAATGTTTTGACTGGTGACACAGATGTGGAATTTGCCCAGATTGCCCGTGACTACAAATCTAAGGGAAACAAGTGGGTCATCGTAGGTGACGAAAACTACGGTGAAGGCTCCAGTCGTGAGCACGCAGCTATGTGTCCCCGTCATTTGGGCGCAGCCGCCGTGATCGTTAAGAGCTTTGCCCGAATTCATGAGACCAACCTGAAGAAACAAGGTGTACTGGCGCTGACATTTGCCAACCCATCCGATTATGACAAAATTCTGGAAGAGGATCGCGTGGCAATAACCGGTCTTCAGGACTTTGCGCCAGGCAAGACTTTGACCCTTGAGATCCAGCATAAAGACGGGTCTAAGGCGACTTGTAGTCTGAATCACACCTTTAATGCCGAGCAGATCAAGTGGTTCAAGGCGGGTTCAGCACTGAACCTGATTCGTCAGAAATAA
- a CDS encoding DNA topoisomerase VI produces the protein MATRARIREFNRDIPKESKVLCEQMLSDLEKGKRPTLEAIKCALDNSMYNPKVGFLTPGDKKVKTELNVSSVQKMARTVFMLEILLNNLKTGAVNTKRELYYMAKGSVKSDNFLKPLDFSEQNESDAVIDFICDMLEVYREEMNCYANDRGGQTFSKQLVVTETLPDGDKAVVDLGTLGTTPFQPKNRPQTFKLKAKKRIDFCLVIESEGTANTLVSNGFTARNNCIVVGAQGVPSNGVRGWVKTIQDQLKIPIYFFGDLDAYTLQNIYRTLKAGSAASLIRNSDFSAPDVRFLGVLPEDVKKYDLDCYNVKENDASEARALKKARDVLQNDPFFVAPRNKRLAKILHWLIKEKLRCEQQAIFAVNPKDPIMPEKIILEKIKTGSYV, from the coding sequence ATGGCAACACGAGCACGTATCCGTGAATTCAATCGGGACATTCCTAAAGAATCGAAGGTTCTTTGTGAGCAAATGCTTTCAGATTTGGAAAAGGGCAAGCGGCCGACTCTTGAGGCGATTAAGTGTGCCCTAGACAATTCCATGTACAATCCAAAGGTGGGTTTTCTCACGCCCGGAGATAAAAAGGTCAAAACTGAACTCAATGTGTCTTCGGTTCAAAAAATGGCACGTACGGTTTTTATGCTTGAGATTCTCCTTAACAATCTGAAGACCGGGGCGGTGAACACCAAACGTGAACTTTACTATATGGCCAAAGGTAGTGTGAAGTCTGACAACTTCCTAAAGCCCTTGGATTTTTCCGAGCAGAATGAAAGCGATGCGGTGATTGATTTCATCTGCGATATGCTTGAAGTTTATCGCGAGGAAATGAACTGCTACGCCAACGACCGCGGAGGTCAGACTTTTTCCAAGCAATTGGTGGTGACGGAGACTCTGCCAGACGGAGACAAGGCGGTTGTAGATTTGGGAACGCTGGGAACCACACCTTTTCAGCCTAAGAACCGCCCCCAAACCTTTAAATTGAAGGCCAAAAAGAGAATTGATTTTTGTTTGGTCATCGAGTCAGAAGGTACGGCGAACACTTTGGTGAGTAACGGCTTTACGGCACGTAACAACTGTATTGTTGTGGGTGCTCAGGGCGTGCCGAGTAACGGTGTTCGTGGTTGGGTGAAGACCATTCAGGATCAGCTCAAGATTCCGATCTACTTCTTCGGAGACTTGGATGCCTACACCTTGCAAAACATTTACCGGACTCTCAAGGCCGGATCGGCTGCCAGTCTGATCCGTAACAGTGATTTTTCTGCTCCTGATGTGCGCTTTTTGGGAGTCTTGCCCGAAGACGTAAAAAAGTACGATTTGGACTGTTACAACGTTAAGGAAAATGACGCCAGTGAGGCTCGGGCTCTAAAAAAGGCCCGCGATGTCTTGCAAAATGATCCCTTCTTTGTGGCGCCTCGAAATAAAAGATTAGCCAAAATTCTTCACTGGCTGATCAAGGAAAAGCTTCGTTGCGAGCAGCAGGCGATTTTTGCCGTGAACCCAAAAGATCCCATCATGCCGGAAAAGATTATTTTGGAGAAAATTAAAACTGGATCTTACGTCTAA
- a CDS encoding DNA topoisomerase VI subunit B gives MSKITTSSTAEYFAKNLQQVGFSSPTKAVLTTLKEAIDNALDACEEAGIAPELTVMVNKVGKGSTRTADLVEIIVEDNGPGIDPNDLSKVFGEYLASSKFGRGQCSRGQQGIGISAATTWAQLTNAAGVSVISKTNKMRKAMQVQIDVDIKGNKGLMKNKETIDWEKEHGTRVEFRIDGRVQLNGDGGLITYLDGTTLVNPHLTLHYKLMDKEWVHIDRVSDDVPRIPSATMPHPHTMKLGEFMTHAHLYGKISLERFLRKGFSRVTEGTIKDLSKNGLPKPLLGSSLTKFKEAEFKKVFQVLQATELANPSTRSVLTVGEEGLSKSIHRLGEVDFFSVVTRRPRICDFKPVVVEVAIARFLNRPSDNEDTSIQLLRFANRVPLQFDKAACAITKAVESVNWRSYGLQQSRNSLPNGPYVFAVSVTSPFIKFKNASKETIDASDELVEEIRRALMQAGQKLSRHIKREHKAADLERKLQHIEKFGPILVAGLVHITGASNKRKVAAEQGLQKLLGRDSEVAETELAEAEEKLQVLKAKQRKRLGVNEEEESGEEGAEASGGTKKTTTKKAATTKKTTTKTVAGTKKTTAKKATTKKLAGTKKTTVKKATTKKTTAKKAAARKKK, from the coding sequence GTGTCAAAGATCACGACCAGTAGTACGGCCGAGTATTTTGCCAAAAATCTTCAGCAGGTGGGGTTTTCATCGCCCACCAAAGCAGTGTTAACCACGCTCAAAGAAGCCATCGATAATGCTTTGGATGCCTGCGAGGAAGCTGGAATCGCTCCAGAGCTGACCGTTATGGTGAATAAGGTAGGCAAGGGTTCCACCCGCACTGCCGATTTAGTGGAAATCATCGTTGAAGATAATGGACCGGGGATTGACCCCAACGATTTGTCCAAAGTATTTGGTGAGTACTTGGCGTCCTCCAAGTTTGGTCGAGGACAGTGCTCTCGTGGACAGCAGGGGATTGGAATTTCTGCGGCCACCACCTGGGCTCAGCTGACCAACGCGGCCGGCGTTTCGGTTATTAGCAAGACCAACAAAATGCGCAAGGCCATGCAGGTCCAGATCGATGTGGATATCAAGGGCAACAAAGGCCTGATGAAGAACAAGGAGACCATAGATTGGGAAAAGGAGCATGGAACCCGGGTTGAGTTTCGCATTGATGGCCGGGTTCAGCTCAATGGCGATGGCGGTTTGATCACTTATTTAGATGGCACGACTCTGGTGAACCCCCACCTAACGCTTCATTACAAGCTCATGGACAAGGAGTGGGTCCACATTGATCGGGTTTCTGATGATGTACCGAGAATTCCGTCGGCCACCATGCCTCACCCTCACACCATGAAGTTGGGTGAGTTTATGACTCACGCCCATCTCTATGGAAAAATCTCCTTGGAGAGATTTTTGCGCAAGGGATTCTCCCGGGTCACTGAAGGGACAATTAAGGATTTGAGCAAGAACGGGCTGCCCAAGCCGTTGCTGGGCTCCAGTTTGACTAAATTTAAAGAAGCTGAGTTCAAAAAGGTCTTTCAGGTTTTGCAGGCCACAGAGTTGGCCAATCCTTCAACCAGGTCTGTGCTGACCGTTGGTGAAGAAGGGCTGTCGAAGAGTATTCACCGCCTCGGCGAAGTGGACTTTTTTAGTGTTGTCACCCGCAGACCTAGAATCTGTGATTTCAAGCCGGTGGTGGTGGAAGTGGCGATTGCCCGATTCCTAAACCGCCCGTCTGACAATGAGGATACCAGTATTCAGTTATTGCGATTTGCCAACCGAGTTCCTCTGCAGTTTGACAAAGCTGCTTGTGCCATCACTAAGGCGGTGGAGTCGGTGAACTGGCGTTCCTACGGTCTTCAGCAGTCGCGCAACAGTTTGCCCAACGGACCTTATGTGTTCGCGGTGAGTGTGACCTCTCCATTTATTAAGTTTAAAAATGCCTCCAAAGAGACTATCGATGCCAGTGACGAGTTGGTGGAGGAGATCCGCCGGGCTCTTATGCAGGCGGGCCAAAAGTTGTCTCGTCACATTAAGCGCGAGCACAAGGCCGCAGATTTAGAGAGAAAACTCCAGCACATTGAAAAGTTTGGTCCCATCCTGGTGGCGGGCCTTGTCCATATCACGGGCGCTTCTAACAAACGGAAGGTGGCCGCGGAGCAGGGCCTGCAAAAGCTGTTAGGGCGTGACTCTGAAGTCGCCGAGACCGAATTGGCTGAGGCGGAAGAAAAACTTCAGGTTCTAAAGGCCAAGCAGCGAAAGCGCCTAGGCGTGAACGAAGAAGAGGAGTCTGGTGAGGAAGGAGCCGAAGCCAGTGGGGGGACCAAGAAAACCACCACAAAGAAGGCCGCGACCACCAAAAAGACCACAACCAAGACGGTAGCGGGTACCAAGAAGACCACGGCGAAAAAGGCGACCACCAAAAAACTGGCTGGAACCAAAAAGACCACGGTCAAAAAAGCGACGACCAAAAAAACCACAGCCAAAAAGGCTGCAGCTCGTAAAAAGAAATAA